The genomic stretch CTTTTTTTATGTCAACTTCAATTAAATCTGTGTAAATGAATCTTTGCTTAATCCGCAAACTGGGCATACCCAATCCTCAGGTATATCCTCCCATGCTGTGCCGGGTGCAATACCGCCATCTGGATCGCCTGTCTCTGGATCATAAATATAACCGCAAGGGCATTCGTATTTCATGTAAAACACCTCCTTAAAGTAGTATTTTTTCTTTATACTCTGTTGTTTCGTCAGGTAATAATATTGGTATATCATTCCTCTATCACATATTATAAAGCAGTTAAATTATAGCATAAAATGAAATTGATTACAACCTTAAAAGCAACGGTTCTTATCAGTTTTCTCACAATTACTTAATTTAATACACTGATAACAGATTTCATTTGCAAGACCTGCATTGCTAAAATATTCTTTTATATTCTGAAGGGTAATCTCAGCAATTTTATTCAGCGCTTCCCTGGTCAGGAAGGCCTGATGGGAGGTCACGATAACATTTGGCATAGAAATCAAACCGGAAAGGATATCATCTTTTATGATTTCTCCCGAAAGGTCCTCATAGAAGAACTCCGTTTCTTCTTCGTAAACATCCAGAACAGCTCCGCCAACCTGCTCTTCCTTGATAGCATTTAATAAAGCTTCGCTGTCAATAAGGGCACCTCTTGAAGTATTGATAATATAGATACCTTTCTTCATCTGTTGAATGGTTTCTTTCTTGATCATATGCTTCGTTTCTTTTGTAAGGGGGCAATGGAGAGAAATAATATCTGATTCCCTGCATAATTCATCCAGGTCCACATAGTGAATACCTACATCTTTCACAGGATATGGATCATAAGCAAGCACCTTCATACCAAAACCTTTACAGATGTCAATAAAGACACGGCCAATCTTACCGGTTCCTATGACACCTATGGTTTTTCCGTATAAATCAAAACCAGTAAGACCATTTAAACTGAAATTATGCTCTTTGGTTCTGTTATAGGCTCTGTGAATCTTACGGTTCAGGGTCAGGAGCAGAGCCA from Anaerocolumna sp. AGMB13020 encodes the following:
- a CDS encoding rubredoxin translates to MKYECPCGYIYDPETGDPDGGIAPGTAWEDIPEDWVCPVCGLSKDSFTQI
- a CDS encoding 2-hydroxyacid dehydrogenase, with the translated sequence MSRICFFDTKPYDKIYFDMFKDKFGFEIDYFEPKLNADTAIMARGYEVVVAFVNDTIDAKTIDILYNEGVRLIAMRCAGYNNIDFKAAYGKIHVVRVPAYSPYAVAEHAMALLLTLNRKIHRAYNRTKEHNFSLNGLTGFDLYGKTIGVIGTGKIGRVFIDICKGFGMKVLAYDPYPVKDVGIHYVDLDELCRESDIISLHCPLTKETKHMIKKETIQQMKKGIYIINTSRGALIDSEALLNAIKEEQVGGAVLDVYEEETEFFYEDLSGEIIKDDILSGLISMPNVIVTSHQAFLTREALNKIAEITLQNIKEYFSNAGLANEICYQCIKLSNCEKTDKNRCF